From a region of the Cucumis sativus cultivar 9930 chromosome 6, Cucumber_9930_V3, whole genome shotgun sequence genome:
- the LOC101214488 gene encoding uncharacterized protein LOC101214488, translating to MDAISYSTNQFIRYPNVNSRPCVFSSMPSHNPSLVFFASNTRYRQISNFSQVSGPCHRIPKLVPKSSDENNDIVPSEDDPEDGVSLGTMKLPLDTDIARFQVLLFQWANSLCQGANLPLPVPLKVDKIPSGVRLGFITIGDGKTEVLVYIDCLVFPATASSSPIFRAIRNGRLKDQSPPGEPRIMRSLLGALKKSVEISRV from the exons ATGGACGccatttcttattcaacaaaccAATTCATTCGCTACCCAAATGTCAATTCTCGCCCATGTGTTTTCTCTTCAATGCCCTCCCATAATCCGTCGCTGGTTTTCTTCGCTTCCAACACTCGGTATCGCCAAATCTCCAATTTCTCCCAAGTCTCAGGTCCATGCCACAGGATTCCCAAGCTGGTGCCCAAGTCTTCGGATGAGAACAACGACATTGTGCCCTCAGAAGATGACCCTGAAGATGGAGTATCCCTTGGGACTATGAAATTGCCTTTGGACACTGACATTGCTAGGTTTCAGGTCCTACTCTTCCAG TGGGCCAATAGTCTTTGCCAGGGAGCTAACTTGCCACTTCCAGTGCCATTGAAG GTTGACAAAATACCCAGTGGAGTTAGACTTGGTTTTATCACAATTGGAGATGGAAAGACAGAAGTTCTCGTGTATATAGATTGCTTGGTTTTTCCTGCTACTGCCAGTAGTAGTCCAATTTTTCGAGCCATAAGAAATGGACGCTTAAAGGACCAGTCACCTCCTGGTGAACCGAGAATTATGAGAAGTCTTTTGGGTGCTTTGAAAAAATCAGTTGAAATTTCTAGAGTATGA
- the LOC101210525 gene encoding NAC domain-containing protein 90, which translates to MENYLIPGFRFYPTEEELISFYLQHKLEDDGDDDLKQAMDQIIPILDIYNFNPWDLPQYAGEVCRRDEEQWFYFIPRQESEARGGRPKRLTSTGYWKATGSPSHVYCSNNKSIGVKRTMVFYNGRAPNGTKTEWKMNEYKAIAHHRFINDNQPEHHSASNPNPSSSCTTPTIRMRQKFSLCRIYKKSKTLRSFDRRPPPCEPRMVQFAVSTQAATIEPPNFPNEPNLTSTTAPLITTISSPDSSSLRDRVDKSSQTTTGETNINNEVNIVVPMEAAYEPMWDWEQLNLF; encoded by the exons atggagaATTATTTGATTCCTGGGTTTAGGTTTTACCCAACTGAAGAAGAGTTGATTTCATTCTATTTGCAACACAAGCTTGAAGACGATGGAGACGATGATTTGAAACAAGCGATGGATCAAATCATACCTATTTTggatatttataatttcaatccTTGGGATCTTCCac AGTATGCTGGGGAAGTGTGTCGGAGAGATGAAGAGCAATGGTTTTATTTCATACCAAGGCAAGAGAGTGAAGCAAGGGGAGGAAGACCAAAGAGATTAACAAGCACTGGATATTGGAAAGCAACAGGTTCTCCAAGCCATGTTTACTGTTCAAACAACAAAAGCATTGGAGTTAAAAGAACAATGGTTTTCTACAATGGAAGAGCTCCAAATGGAACCAAAACTGAATGGAAGATGAATGAATATAAAGCCATTGCTCATCATCGTTTCATCAACGATAATCAACCCGAACATCACTCAGCCTCTAATCCtaatccttcttcttcttgtacCACTCCTACCATCCGA ATGAGACAAAAGTTCAGTTTATGTAGAATCTATAAGAAATCCAAAACTTTACGATCATTTGATCGACGACCACCACCTTGTGAACCGAGGATGGTTCAGTTCGCTGTAAGCACTCAAGCAGCGACGATTGAGCCACCTAACTTCCCCAATGAGCCTAACCTGACTTCAACTACTGCTCcattaataacaacaataagcTCACCAGATAGCTCTTCTTTGAGAGACCGAGTCGACAAGTCTTCCCAAACTACAACCGGAGAGactaatattaataatgaGGTGAACATTGTAGTGCCTATGGAGGCTGCTTATGAGCCGATGTGGGATTGGGAGCAGTTGAATTTGTtctga
- the LOC101214007 gene encoding sorting nexin 1 → MEQERSLPGSSLSPRSPSSQPYLSVSVTDPVKLGNGVQAYISYRVITKTNFPEYQGPEKIVIRRYNDFVWLHDRLFEKYKGIFIPSLPEKNAVEKFRFSAEFIEMRRQALDIFVNRIASHHELQKSEDLRTFLQAEEETMERLRSHDSGIFKKKPADLMQIFKDVQSKVSDIVLGKEKPVEESNPEYEKLKHYIFELENHLTEAQKHAYRLVKRHRELGQALSDFGKAAKLLGACEENAVGKGFSEMGAKSEMLSVKLQKEAHQLLMNFEEPLKDYVRTVQSIKATIAERANAFRQQCELAETTRLKEINLDKLMLMRSDKASEAEVEYKELKAASEEATKRFETIVALMNQETVRFQEQKTLDVGLAFHEFAKGQARLANGVADAWRSLLPKLEALSVS, encoded by the exons ATGGAGCAGGAAAGAAGTTTACCGGGTTCATCGCTTAGCCCTAGATCTCCGTCTTCCCAGCCTTATCTGTCAGTTTCGGTGACTGATCCTGTCAAATTGGGAAATGGGGTTCAAGCTTATATCTCATACCGAGTCATCACAAAG ACTAATTTTCCTGAATACCAAGGTCCGGAGAAGATTGTCATTCGGCGAtacaatgattttgtttggttacATGACCGGctttttgaaaagtataaaGGCATTTTTATTCCTTCTCTTCCAGAGAAGAATGCTGTAG AGAAATTTCGTTTCAGTGCtgaatttattgaaatgaGGCGTCAAGCTTtggatatatttgtaaatcgGATAGCTTCCCACCACGAGCTTCAGAAGAGTGAGGATTTGAGAACCTTCTTACAGGCAGAAGAAGAG ACCATGGAGAGGTTGAGGTCTCATGACTCTggaattttcaagaaaaagcCAGCTGATTTAATGCAGATATTCAAG GATGTACAGTCTAAAGTGAGTGACATTGTtcttggaaaagaaaaacccgTGGAAGAATCAAATCCTGAATATGAAAAGCTAAAACACTACATCTTTGAGCTTGAAAACCACTTAACTGAAGCCCAGAAGCATGCATATCGACTCGTGAAAAGGCATAGAG AGTTGGGACAGGCGTTATCGGATTTTGGAAAGGCTGCAAAACTTCTTGGTGCTTGTGAAGAAAATGCTGTTGGGAAGGGGTTCTCAGAAATGGGAGCCAAATCAGAGATGCTGTCAGTTAAGTTGCAAAAAGAG GCTCACCAACTTCTGATGAATTTTGAGGAACCCTTGAAAGATTATGTTCGTACCGTTCAATCTATTAAG GCCACCATAGCCGAGAGAGCCAATGCCTTCAGGCAGCAATGTGAACTTGCCGAAACAACAAGGCTGAAAGAGATAAATTT AGACAAACTCATGCTAATGAGATCCGATAAAGCATCTGAGGCTGAGGTGGAGTACAAAGAG TTGAAGGCAGCAAGTGAGGAAGCGACGAAAAGATTTGAGACAATAGTGGCACTAATGAATCAAGAGACAGTAAGATTCCAGGAACAGAAAACACTAGACGTGGGGCTTGCTTTCCATGAATTTGCAAAAGGACAGGCACGTTTAGCAAATGGGGTCGCCGATGCATGGCGAAGTCTCCTCCCCAAGCTCGAGGCTCTCTCGGTTTCCTGA
- the LOC101210278 gene encoding NAC domain-containing protein 90 codes for MEDYTLPPGFRFYPTEEELVSFYLYHKLEGGRQYFNGVVDQIIPILDIYHFNPWDLPQFAGEVCKRDEEQWFFFIPRQESEARGGRPKRVTSSGYWKATGSPTYVYSSNNHRSIGIKRSMVFYNGRAPKGTKTQWKMNEYKLVPGEQPFPASTTIPKLSLCRIYKKSKTVRAFDRRPPPPQVEAPIPTELRATTSQHNDVGDQFVDDDQKLSNPLLMTTERPCSPESSSSGDDHGESSTNDNNGQLKMEVDNNELVWDWNHLNWL; via the exons atggAAGATTATACTTTGCCACCTGGGTTTAGATTTTACCCAACAGAAGAAGAgcttgtttcattttatttgtatcATAAGCTTGAAGGTGGAAGACAGTATTTTAATGGTGTTGTTGATCAAATCATACCTATTTTGGATATATATCACTTCAATCCTTGGGATCTTCCAC aATTTGCTGGGGAGGTGTGCAAGAGAGATGAAGAACAATGGTTTTTCTTCATACCAAGGCAAGAAAGTGAAGCAAGAGGAGGAAGACCAAAGAGAGTGACAAGCAGTGGATATTGGAAAGCAACTGGCTCGCCAACATATGTTTACTCTTCAAACAATCACAGAAGCATTGGTATTAAAAGGTCTATGGTTTTCTACAATGGAAGAGCCCCCAAGGGAACCAAAACTCAAtggaaaatgaatgaatataaaCTCGTCCCTGGGGAACAACCTTTTCCAGCTTCTACCACAATTCCTAAG TTGAGCTTGTGTCGGATTTACAAGAAATCAAAGACAGTGAGAGCATTCGATAGAAGACCGCCACCACCGCAAGTGGAGGCTCCAATTCCGACTGAGCTACGAGCAACAACGTCTCAACATAACGATGTGGGTGATCAATTTGTAGACGATGACCAGAAGTTATCTAATCCGCTATTAATGACGACGGAGAGACCGTGCTCGCCGGAGTCTTCTTCCTCTGGAGATGACCATGGAGAATCGTCAACCAACGACAATAATGGGCAGTTGAAGATGGAAGTTGATAATAATGAGCTTGTGTGGGATTGGAACCATTTAAATTGGCTCTAG